In Thermococcus camini, a genomic segment contains:
- a CDS encoding MBL fold metallo-hydrolase, translated as MGFTITVYDGADTIGGSKIHISNGESGLFLDFGMNFAKYSLYYEEFISERPSRGIHDPWRLGLIPRLNIYRSDLVPDDIAGEVRSSPKIPVNAVLISHAHLDHVGNVAMLNESIPLVGSPVTMVILKALRDTSRQSHMGMELPYYSPKSPSSTNPFVLESSRAVKHYLSRDIIMTGKVSDAVVDFLSWRANVELAKNPGKVKSIRPESIEVLGDADLGFEVKSFPVDHSIYGATAYIIEGDVSVAYTGDFRLHGKNKHLTRKFVREAKNVSVLITEGTRVGREEDENVSEDEVYKNALGIAETAKGLIIADFSARNFERLESFWRIARRTGRELVVTPKDAYFLHALQIAGIETPINEVRIYQSSKVRPEKWEEWVFRSYPDSGVSPEELKKNGENYMLCFSFYDMPHLLDIMPSEGTYIYSSSEAFGEEQAFSFLRLWNWLRYFGFEVHGFGVDEHGKPVFEKGLHASGHISREELRKVIEEIDPDYVIPVHTENPEWFRENWSEKTVVLKNGESWGF; from the coding sequence ATGGGCTTTACAATTACCGTCTATGATGGGGCCGATACCATCGGCGGTTCTAAGATTCATATCTCCAACGGCGAAAGCGGCCTGTTCCTTGACTTTGGCATGAACTTTGCAAAGTACTCGCTCTATTACGAAGAGTTTATCAGTGAAAGACCATCCCGCGGAATCCATGACCCGTGGAGACTCGGCCTGATACCGAGGCTGAACATCTACCGCTCCGACCTTGTGCCAGATGATATTGCAGGAGAAGTCCGGAGCAGTCCCAAGATTCCAGTTAATGCGGTGCTCATAAGCCACGCTCACCTTGACCACGTTGGCAACGTTGCCATGCTGAACGAGAGCATCCCACTGGTGGGTTCCCCCGTTACAATGGTGATTCTAAAGGCCCTCCGCGACACCTCGCGGCAGAGCCATATGGGAATGGAACTGCCGTACTACTCCCCGAAAAGTCCAAGTTCCACGAACCCCTTCGTGCTTGAATCTTCAAGGGCAGTCAAACACTACCTGAGCAGGGACATAATAATGACTGGGAAGGTATCCGATGCCGTTGTGGACTTCCTGAGCTGGAGGGCAAACGTTGAGCTTGCAAAGAACCCGGGCAAGGTGAAGTCCATTCGTCCCGAAAGCATTGAAGTTCTTGGAGACGCTGACCTTGGGTTTGAGGTGAAATCTTTCCCCGTTGACCACTCAATCTACGGGGCCACAGCCTACATAATCGAGGGCGATGTTTCGGTTGCGTACACCGGCGACTTCAGGCTCCACGGGAAAAACAAACACCTGACCCGGAAGTTTGTCAGGGAGGCCAAAAACGTGAGCGTGCTCATAACTGAAGGCACCAGGGTTGGCAGGGAAGAGGACGAGAACGTATCCGAAGACGAGGTTTACAAGAATGCCCTTGGAATAGCTGAAACCGCAAAGGGTCTTATCATAGCCGATTTCTCCGCCAGGAACTTTGAGAGGCTTGAGAGTTTCTGGAGGATAGCCCGGAGAACTGGAAGGGAGCTCGTGGTAACGCCGAAGGACGCTTATTTCCTCCACGCCCTTCAGATAGCCGGCATTGAAACGCCCATAAATGAAGTTCGAATATATCAAAGCTCCAAGGTCAGGCCCGAAAAGTGGGAGGAGTGGGTGTTCCGTTCCTATCCAGATAGCGGGGTGTCCCCAGAGGAATTAAAAAAGAACGGGGAGAACTACATGCTGTGCTTCTCGTTCTACGACATGCCTCACCTGCTTGACATAATGCCCAGCGAAGGGACTTACATCTACTCCTCCAGCGAGGCCTTCGGTGAGGAGCAGGCGTTCAGCTTTCTCCGCCTGTGGAACTGGTTGAGGTATTTCGGCTTTGAGGTTCACGGCTTCGGCGTGGACGAGCATGGAAAACCTGTCTTTGAGAAGGGACTTCATGCCTCCGGACACATCTCCAGAGAAGAGCTGAGAAAAGTGATTGAAGAAATTGACCCGGACTACGTTATTCCAGTTCACACGGAAAACCCCGAATGGTTCAGGGAGAATTGGAGTGAAAAGACCGTTGTTTTAAAGAACGGGGAAAGCTGGGGGTTTTAA
- a CDS encoding ADP-ribosylglycohydrolase family protein, with protein sequence MRSKLEGGLWGVLVGDAFGLTFQFTSRLAMELDYPKPEEIPMLDGLWSDDSSLTLATAHALMEGYSVDRIAENFLRWYYDGEFTPRGYAFDEGNTTSRAIERIANGVPPLEAGGRGERDNGNGSLMRILPAAYYAYFKLNSLEEKLKLIHEVSMITHAHPRALVGCGIYSLIVWNILDGMEGLEAYRDAIATAREFYSAEPFAGELAHYERVLSGRIHEVERSGIRGSGYVVHTLEASLWAFLRSEDFADAIRKVVSLGEDADTTGAVTGGLAGTYYGIDAIPEEWLEKIEGKEYAGEIIDDFISSLVG encoded by the coding sequence ATGCGCTCAAAGCTTGAAGGCGGCCTCTGGGGAGTCCTCGTTGGAGATGCCTTTGGCTTGACCTTCCAGTTCACCAGCAGACTTGCGATGGAGCTGGACTATCCAAAACCCGAGGAAATTCCAATGCTTGACGGCCTCTGGAGCGACGACTCGTCTTTAACATTAGCGACGGCCCACGCGCTGATGGAAGGCTACAGCGTTGATAGGATTGCGGAGAACTTCCTCCGCTGGTACTATGACGGTGAGTTCACGCCGAGGGGTTACGCATTTGATGAGGGGAACACGACATCGAGGGCGATAGAGCGTATAGCCAATGGAGTTCCGCCGCTTGAGGCCGGCGGCAGGGGAGAACGGGACAACGGCAACGGCTCATTGATGAGAATCCTCCCCGCGGCGTATTACGCCTACTTCAAGCTCAACTCCCTGGAGGAGAAGCTTAAACTCATTCACGAGGTTTCAATGATTACCCACGCTCACCCCAGGGCGCTCGTTGGCTGCGGTATTTACTCCTTGATCGTGTGGAACATTCTTGACGGAATGGAGGGGCTTGAAGCCTACCGTGATGCAATAGCGACGGCGAGGGAGTTCTACTCAGCGGAGCCCTTTGCCGGAGAGCTCGCTCATTACGAGAGGGTATTAAGCGGGAGGATTCACGAGGTTGAGAGGAGCGGGATCAGGGGCAGTGGTTACGTCGTGCACACCCTTGAGGCGAGCCTCTGGGCTTTCCTGAGGAGTGAGGACTTTGCCGATGCGATAAGGAAGGTTGTTTCCCTTGGGGAAGATGCTGACACTACCGGGGCCGTTACCGGCGGCTTGGCCGGGACTTATTACGGGATCGATGCCATCCCGGAGGAGTGGCTTGAGAAGATCGAAGGGAAGGAATACGCCGGGGAGATAATAGACGATTTTATCTCAAGTCTGGTGGGGTGA
- a CDS encoding gamma-glutamylcyclotransferase family protein, producing the protein MRIAVYGTLRKGKPLHGYLRESKFLGEDRIEGYDLYVDVLPYAVKGNGELKVEVYTVDEETFERINRIEVNAGYIPVDVNTKFGRAILWEWVHEPGGEKIESRDFDDVEFKGW; encoded by the coding sequence ATGAGGATAGCAGTTTACGGCACGTTGAGGAAGGGCAAACCGTTGCACGGCTATTTAAGGGAAAGTAAATTCCTTGGTGAAGACAGGATTGAGGGCTACGACCTTTACGTTGATGTTCTCCCCTACGCAGTTAAGGGCAATGGCGAGCTAAAGGTTGAGGTTTACACTGTTGATGAGGAGACCTTCGAGAGGATTAACCGTATAGAGGTAAACGCCGGCTACATACCGGTTGACGTGAATACAAAGTTTGGCAGAGCGATCCTCTGGGAGTGGGTGCATGAGCCGGGTGGGGAAAAGATAGAGAGCAGGGATTTTGATGATGTCGAATTCAAGGGGTGGTGA